One window of Felis catus isolate Fca126 chromosome D4, F.catus_Fca126_mat1.0, whole genome shotgun sequence genomic DNA carries:
- the LOC109493659 gene encoding translation initiation factor IF-2-like encodes MLPRFQAQAQVYPPLVSCSLQPSKRLSRLWHLWQVHRESWKGSAPATVGANARRSALGAFFRLQPLSTEVQRPADRSAPEGSTLEADFEVQRLTLALKSVRRQKSPKAGAACIHRAAATDGYTEAPKQPARPLPRTPPPARSRCHVTAPLHHARGAGRRRHSLACPIGNGERVGKAGPPAPPPSAQRGAGPAATHQWGPDEPGWAAARGRGACQSDSPANGFARCPCARPRLGLPAPALPSLRPPRPARPRLHPGPRARLSGGGGRWARGLGRPRGGRRRAAASPVSSRWVRRWTASVGLSPFSFPPNPRAVKEGSAAGRPVRACGQAGRVASGGRGGGGGGGGRADGRASGGWAPRGADWRPQPPPLPAQRLTDRGEGSFFTFFTPPLPLLQSNLGGGSPAPGPRPLADAASRCGVTGSGHS; translated from the exons ATGCTGCCCCGCTTCCAGGCCCAAGCTCAAGTTTACCCTCCTCTAGTTTCTTGCTCCCTTCAGCCCTCCAAACGACTGTCTCGACTCTGGCATTTGTGGCAGGTGCACCGCGAGAGCTGGAAGGGCAGTGCACCTGCGACCGTGGGGGCAAACGCTAGGCGGTCAGCGCTCGGGGCTTTCTTTCGACTTCAGCCCTTGAGTACGGAGGTGCAGCGGCCTGCAGA TCGCAGCGCGCCTGAAGGATCTACGCTTGAGGCCGACTTTGAAGTGCAAAGACTAACGCTCGCTTTGAAAAGCGTTCGAAGACAAAAATCTCCGAAAGCTGGGGCAGCCTGCATACACCGCGCCGCCGCCACAGACGGCTACACTGAGGCACCGAAGCAGCCCGCCCGGCCTTTGCCCCGCACACCGCCGCCCGCGCGCTCTCGGTGCCACGTGACGGCGCCCCTCCATCacgcgcggggggcggggcgccgcCGCCACTCTCTCGCTTGTCCAATAGGAAACGGGGAGCGGGTGGGGAAGGCGGGCCCTCCCGCCCCTCCGCCGTCCGCCCAGCGCGGGGCGGGCCCAGCCGCCACCCACCAGTGGGGTCCCGACGAGCCTGGCTGGGCCGCGGCGAGGGGGCGAGGCGCATGTCAGTCAGACAGTCCGGCCAATGGATTCGCGCGCTGCCCTTGTGCCCGCCCCCGCCTCGGCCTCCCGGCGCCCGCGCTGCCTTCCCTCAGGCCGCCAcggcccgcccgcccgcgcctCCATCCGGGTCCTCGCGCGCGGCTCTCGGGCGGCGGCGGGCGGTGGGCGCGAGGGCTGGGCCGTCCCCGCGgagggcggcggcgggcggcggcctCTCCTGTGAGCTCGAGGTGGGTACGAAGATGGACGGCGAGCGTGGGCCTGTCGCCATTTTCCTTCCCTCCGAATCCTAGGGCGGTAAAAGAGGGCAGCGCTGCGGGCCGGCCGGTGCGGGCCTGTGGCCAGGCTGGGCGGGTAGCAAGCGGGGGCcgtggcggcggtggcggcggcggcgggcgggcggacgGGCGAGCGAGCGGGGGATGGGCGCCGCGTGGCGCGGACTGGCGGCCCCAACCCCCTCCGCTTCCCGCCCAGCGCCTCACGGACCGGGGGGAGGGGTCATTCTTCACATTCttcaccccgcccctccccctgcttcaaTCAAACTTGGGCGGGGGAAGTCCCGCCCCCGGGCCGCGCCCATTGGCCGACGCCGCCTCCCGCTGTGGCGTGACTGGCTCTGGGCACAGCTAG